One stretch of Thermococcus sp. DNA includes these proteins:
- a CDS encoding polyprenyl synthetase family protein, with amino-acid sequence MESLDEKLIEALEGSVELAKKIGEYIIRSGGKRIRPRIALAVSKGLGLSYEDALDLASAIELIHTASLVHDDVIDLAEKRRNNPTVVMRWGPELAVLSGDFLFVRALRIIAGKRVEMVDYLAKVVEDMVKAEILQEAVRGSVHLDVETYYRIIDGKTGRLFGASFGLPAYYLEKPFWKELDRAGTLVGRAFQIVDDVLDYFPGTGKDRFKDLLNGKTTLPLILYTERYGSSLVEKTLRNPTEENLLDLFERMRKAGVFESALNTARDYVKEALEVVEGLPFDSGEVVGLVSEYFEGIFQKVEKVNP; translated from the coding sequence ATGGAATCCCTGGACGAAAAGCTCATTGAGGCCCTTGAGGGGAGCGTTGAACTTGCCAAAAAAATCGGGGAGTACATTATTAGAAGCGGTGGGAAGAGGATAAGACCTCGCATAGCCCTCGCCGTTTCAAAGGGACTTGGACTCAGCTATGAAGACGCCCTCGACCTTGCCTCGGCCATAGAGCTCATTCACACCGCCAGCCTGGTTCACGATGACGTTATAGATTTGGCCGAAAAGAGAAGGAACAACCCCACTGTGGTCATGCGCTGGGGGCCAGAATTAGCGGTTCTCAGCGGTGATTTCCTCTTCGTGAGGGCTCTGAGAATTATAGCGGGCAAAAGGGTTGAGATGGTTGATTATCTCGCTAAAGTCGTCGAGGACATGGTGAAGGCCGAAATCCTACAGGAAGCCGTAAGGGGAAGCGTCCACCTTGACGTTGAGACATATTACAGAATCATAGACGGAAAGACGGGCAGACTCTTTGGGGCCTCCTTTGGCCTGCCAGCTTATTACCTAGAAAAGCCCTTCTGGAAGGAACTGGATAGGGCCGGAACCCTCGTCGGAAGGGCGTTCCAGATAGTTGACGACGTGCTCGACTACTTTCCGGGAACGGGCAAAGACCGCTTCAAGGATTTGCTCAACGGAAAGACAACGTTGCCCCTAATCCTCTACACCGAACGTTACGGCTCGTCCCTTGTGGAAAAAACCCTCAGAAACCCAACCGAGGAAAACCTTCTGGACCTGTTTGAGAGAATGAGAAAAGCCGGGGTTTTTGAGTCGGCACTCAACACCGCCAGGGACTACGTTAAGGAGGCGCTTGAAGTTGTGGAGGGCCTTCCCTTTGATTCCGGGGAAGTGGTTGGCCTCGTCTCGGAATACTTTGAGGGCATCTTTCAGAAGGTCGAAAAAGTAAACCCCTAA